One segment of Polaribacter huanghezhanensis DNA contains the following:
- a CDS encoding pseudouridine synthase, whose amino-acid sequence MSTDKHSSRGRQSGNNSGFQGKKKEYKKIKTAPKANPEDGIRLNKYISNSGVSSRREADKLIASGNVTVDGVVITEMGFKVKPGSEVRFDGSSITPEEKKYILLNKPKNYITTMDDERGRKTVMDLIENATKERVYPVGRLDRNTTGLLLFTNDGELAKKLTHPKHNVQKLYHASLDKKFEMKHLQKIREEVIIEGKKVFIDEVDYVVGESKTEVGIKIHSGRNRIVRKIFEHFGYKVVKLDRVIFAGLTKKNLPRGRYRELTTQELNTLHMI is encoded by the coding sequence ATGAGTACAGATAAACACTCGTCGCGAGGACGACAATCAGGAAACAACAGTGGTTTTCAAGGGAAGAAAAAAGAGTATAAAAAAATAAAAACTGCTCCAAAAGCAAATCCGGAAGACGGAATTCGACTAAACAAATACATTTCTAACTCAGGAGTTTCTTCGAGAAGAGAAGCAGATAAGTTGATTGCTTCTGGAAATGTTACTGTAGATGGAGTCGTAATCACAGAAATGGGGTTTAAAGTGAAACCTGGAAGCGAAGTTCGTTTTGATGGATCGTCAATTACTCCAGAAGAAAAAAAATACATTTTATTAAACAAACCGAAAAATTATATCACTACAATGGATGATGAGCGTGGTAGAAAAACGGTGATGGATTTAATAGAAAATGCAACGAAAGAACGCGTGTATCCAGTTGGACGTTTAGACAGAAACACTACAGGTTTGTTATTGTTTACAAATGATGGAGAGTTGGCAAAAAAACTAACACATCCAAAGCACAATGTTCAGAAATTATACCACGCTTCTTTAGATAAAAAGTTTGAAATGAAGCATCTTCAAAAAATTAGAGAAGAAGTAATTATTGAAGGGAAAAAAGTATTTATTGATGAAGTTGATTATGTTGTAGGAGAATCTAAAACAGAAGTCGGAATTAAAATTCACTCTGGACGTAACAGAATTGTTCGTAAGATTTTTGAACATTTTGGTTATAAAGTGGTAAAGTTAGATCGTGTAATTTTTGCAGGTTTAACAAAGAAAAACTTACCAAGAGGACGTTATAGAGAATTAACAACTCAAGAACTAAATACACTTCACATGATTTAG
- the hutG gene encoding formimidoylglutamase, with product MKKNIFERLHIDYQPGEKRFWTGRKSNPDIENQYWHQEIELQNINALQRKNTTDIAILGYVCDEGVRRNSGRIGAGKGSEIVRDRLAKLPIHFEEKSVADFGDIICIDEDMEACQQGLSIGISHLISKSVFPIVIGGGHDMAYGHFMGIRDAIKNTSKKKIGIINFDAHFDLRPVDEKPNSGTPFNQIISELKKDEETIDYFAIGIQRQSNTKELFKIAQEQHVDFAINYECESSSEEIKILQNKLLPFIKRNDYLYITIDMDGFSSAYAPGVSAPSPLGFTPYFVFKMLHFLFDTNKVISCDIAELNPSLDRDNLTANLAAKIVDFIVMKLNKKDNF from the coding sequence TTGAAAAAAAACATCTTTGAACGCTTACACATTGATTATCAACCTGGAGAAAAAAGATTTTGGACGGGAAGGAAATCAAATCCAGATATCGAAAATCAGTATTGGCATCAAGAAATTGAGCTACAAAACATCAACGCTTTACAAAGAAAAAACACAACAGACATTGCTATTTTAGGCTATGTTTGTGATGAAGGTGTTCGTAGAAATTCTGGAAGAATCGGAGCAGGAAAAGGTTCTGAAATAGTGAGAGATCGTTTGGCAAAGTTACCGATACATTTTGAAGAAAAAAGTGTTGCCGATTTTGGTGATATCATTTGTATTGACGAAGATATGGAAGCTTGTCAGCAAGGACTTTCTATTGGTATTTCTCACTTAATTTCAAAAAGTGTTTTTCCAATTGTTATAGGTGGCGGACATGATATGGCGTATGGTCATTTTATGGGAATTAGAGACGCCATAAAAAACACTTCTAAAAAGAAAATTGGAATTATTAATTTTGATGCACATTTTGATTTGCGTCCGGTTGATGAAAAACCAAATTCTGGAACTCCTTTTAATCAAATAATTTCTGAATTAAAAAAAGACGAAGAAACAATAGATTATTTTGCCATCGGAATTCAACGACAATCAAACACCAAAGAATTATTTAAAATTGCCCAAGAACAGCACGTTGATTTTGCGATTAATTATGAGTGTGAATCTTCATCAGAAGAAATAAAAATACTGCAAAACAAATTACTTCCATTTATCAAAAGAAATGATTATTTATACATAACTATTGATATGGACGGATTTTCATCTGCGTATGCGCCTGGCGTATCCGCTCCTTCTCCATTAGGTTTTACGCCGTATTTTGTCTTTAAAATGTTGCACTTTTTATTTGACACTAATAAAGTAATTTCTTGTGATATTGCAGAGCTCAACCCAAGTTTAGACCGAGATAATTTAACTGCAAATCTAGCAGCAAAAATCGTAGATTTTATCGTAATGAAACTCAACAAAAAAGACAACTTCTAA
- the hutI gene encoding imidazolonepropionase has protein sequence MATLFKNIKELIQVRTAPISFVSGKEMKVLPTIKNAFLVVENGLISNFGDMKDCPTTNFSEVIDATGKMILPSWCDSHTHIVYAGNREGEFIDRINGLSYEEIANNGGGILNSAKKLQATSEEELYQQSKVRLEEVMQLGTGAVEIKSGYGLTEEAELKMLRVIKRLKENYPIEIKATFLGAHAVPAEYKKDKAGYLQLLINDILPKVAHGNLAEYIDIFCETGYFSVADTELILAAGKKHGLIPKIHVNQFTAIGGVQAGIKFNALSVDHLEEMRTEDIKALKNTKTMPVALPSCSYFLSIPYTPARKMIDAGLPLALATDYNPGSTPSGNMNFVVSTACIKMKMTPEEAINAATINGAYAMGLETKVGSITIGKKANLILTKPINSYGFIPYSFGIHQIEKVFVKGKEI, from the coding sequence ATGGCAACTTTATTTAAAAATATCAAAGAATTAATTCAAGTTAGAACAGCACCTATTTCGTTTGTTTCTGGAAAAGAAATGAAGGTTTTACCAACGATTAAAAATGCTTTTTTAGTGGTAGAAAATGGTTTAATTTCCAATTTTGGAGACATGAAAGATTGTCCAACTACTAATTTCTCAGAAGTAATTGATGCTACTGGAAAAATGATTTTACCTTCTTGGTGTGATTCTCATACGCACATTGTGTATGCTGGAAACAGAGAAGGCGAATTTATAGATAGAATCAACGGATTATCGTATGAAGAAATTGCCAATAACGGCGGCGGAATTTTAAATTCAGCCAAGAAACTACAAGCAACTTCTGAAGAAGAATTATACCAACAAAGCAAAGTTCGTTTAGAAGAAGTGATGCAATTAGGAACCGGAGCAGTAGAAATAAAATCTGGATACGGATTGACAGAAGAAGCCGAGTTAAAAATGCTTCGAGTCATCAAACGATTAAAAGAAAATTATCCGATAGAAATCAAAGCAACATTCTTAGGTGCTCATGCCGTTCCTGCAGAATATAAAAAGGATAAAGCGGGTTATTTACAATTACTAATTAACGATATTTTACCAAAAGTAGCACACGGAAACTTAGCAGAATACATCGATATTTTTTGCGAAACTGGTTATTTTTCTGTCGCTGACACCGAACTGATTTTAGCCGCAGGAAAAAAACACGGATTGATTCCGAAAATTCATGTAAATCAATTTACTGCAATTGGCGGTGTGCAAGCTGGAATTAAATTCAATGCATTGTCTGTAGATCATTTAGAAGAAATGCGAACTGAAGATATCAAAGCGTTGAAAAATACCAAAACAATGCCTGTTGCATTACCAAGTTGTTCGTATTTTTTAAGCATTCCGTATACGCCAGCTCGCAAAATGATTGACGCCGGTTTGCCATTAGCTTTGGCAACCGATTATAACCCAGGTTCTACTCCATCAGGAAACATGAATTTTGTGGTTTCAACTGCGTGTATCAAAATGAAAATGACGCCAGAAGAAGCGATCAATGCAGCCACTATTAACGGTGCGTATGCAATGGGATTAGAAACCAAAGTTGGTTCTATCACCATAGGAAAAAAAGCGAATCTGATTCTTACAAAACCGATTAACTCTTACGGGTTTATACCATATTCATTCGGAATACATCAAATAGAAAAGGTATTTGTAAAAGGAAAAGAAATTTAA
- a CDS encoding urocanate hydratase: MTFKEQISQGIPSKIPVKKDYPKNANRAPKRKDILSIEEKQLAIRNALRYFSKEWHQELATEFANELKEYGRIYMYRFKPDYEIYARPVSEYPAKSSQAAAIMLMIQNNLNPAVAQHPEELITYGGNGAVFQNWAQYLLVMHYLATMTDEQTLHLYSGHPMGLFPSSKNAPRVIVTNGMMIPNYSKPDDWEKFNALGVTQYGQMTAGSFMYIGPQGIVHGTTITVMNAFRKVLKKGENPAGKIFLTAGLGGMSGAQPKAGNIAGCITIAAEVNSKAATKRHEQGWVDELIDTMDELIIRVKKAQEKNEVVSIAFIGNVVEIWERFDEENIFIHLGSDQTSLHIPWTGGYYPIDISYEESNRLIREEPAVFKEKVQETLRRHATAINKHTAKGTYFFDYGNAFLLESSRAGADVMAENGIDFKYPSYVQDILGPMCFDYGFGPFRWVCASGKSEDLDATDEIAATVLQEIMENSPEEIQLQMQDNITWIQDAKKNKMVVGSQARILYADAEGRSKIAEAFNNAIAKGKIGPVVLGRDHHDVSGTDSPYRETSNIYDGSKFTADMAIHNVIGDSFRGATWVSIHNGGGVGWGEVMNGGFGMLLDGTKEAEERLKSMLFYDVNNGIARRSWARNNEAIFAIKREMERSPNLKVTLPNLVNDELLNNLF; encoded by the coding sequence ATGACATTTAAAGAACAGATTTCACAAGGAATTCCATCTAAAATTCCAGTAAAAAAGGACTATCCAAAAAATGCCAACAGAGCTCCGAAAAGAAAAGATATTTTATCGATTGAGGAAAAACAATTAGCCATTAGAAACGCATTGCGTTATTTCTCAAAAGAGTGGCATCAAGAACTAGCAACTGAATTTGCTAATGAATTAAAAGAATACGGTAGAATTTACATGTATCGATTTAAGCCAGATTATGAAATTTACGCAAGACCCGTTTCAGAATATCCTGCAAAATCTTCTCAAGCAGCAGCCATTATGTTGATGATTCAAAATAATTTAAATCCTGCAGTTGCACAACATCCTGAGGAATTAATTACCTACGGAGGAAACGGTGCCGTTTTTCAAAACTGGGCGCAATACTTATTGGTGATGCACTATTTAGCAACCATGACAGATGAACAAACTTTGCATTTGTATTCTGGTCATCCGATGGGATTATTTCCTTCTTCTAAAAATGCTCCGAGAGTGATTGTGACCAACGGAATGATGATTCCGAATTACTCAAAACCTGATGATTGGGAAAAATTCAATGCCCTTGGCGTTACGCAATATGGACAAATGACAGCGGGTTCGTTTATGTATATTGGTCCGCAAGGAATTGTACACGGAACTACAATTACGGTGATGAACGCTTTTAGAAAAGTTTTAAAAAAAGGTGAAAACCCTGCTGGAAAAATATTTTTAACTGCTGGTTTAGGCGGAATGTCTGGCGCGCAACCAAAAGCAGGAAATATTGCTGGTTGTATTACGATTGCTGCAGAAGTAAATTCGAAAGCAGCAACAAAAAGACACGAACAAGGTTGGGTAGATGAGTTGATTGATACTATGGATGAATTAATCATTCGTGTAAAAAAAGCACAAGAAAAGAACGAAGTTGTTTCGATTGCTTTTATTGGGAATGTGGTTGAAATCTGGGAACGTTTTGATGAAGAAAATATTTTTATTCACTTAGGGTCTGATCAAACATCTTTGCATATTCCTTGGACTGGAGGTTATTATCCGATTGATATTTCATATGAAGAATCAAATCGATTGATTAGAGAAGAACCTGCAGTTTTTAAAGAAAAAGTACAAGAAACCTTACGAAGACACGCAACAGCAATCAATAAACATACTGCAAAAGGAACGTATTTCTTTGATTACGGAAATGCTTTTTTATTAGAATCTTCTAGAGCTGGCGCAGATGTGATGGCAGAAAATGGCATCGATTTTAAATATCCATCGTATGTGCAAGATATTTTAGGTCCGATGTGTTTTGACTACGGATTTGGACCTTTCCGTTGGGTTTGTGCTTCTGGAAAATCAGAAGATTTAGACGCTACAGATGAAATTGCAGCAACCGTTTTACAAGAAATTATGGAAAATTCTCCTGAAGAAATTCAGTTGCAAATGCAAGACAATATTACTTGGATACAAGATGCTAAAAAGAACAAAATGGTCGTTGGTTCTCAAGCACGAATTTTATATGCTGATGCAGAAGGACGTTCTAAAATTGCAGAAGCTTTTAATAACGCCATTGCAAAAGGAAAAATTGGTCCGGTTGTTTTGGGAAGAGACCATCATGATGTAAGCGGAACAGATTCGCCTTACAGAGAAACTTCAAATATCTACGACGGTAGTAAGTTTACAGCAGACATGGCAATTCACAATGTGATTGGTGATAGTTTTAGAGGCGCAACTTGGGTTTCTATTCACAATGGTGGCGGCGTTGGTTGGGGAGAAGTGATGAACGGCGGATTCGGAATGTTGTTAGACGGAACAAAAGAAGCAGAAGAACGTTTAAAAAGTATGCTTTTTTACGATGTAAATAACGGAATTGCACGTAGAAGTTGGGCAAGAAATAACGAAGCCATTTTTGCCATCAAAAGAGAAATGGAAAGGTCTCCAAATTTAAAAGTAACTTTACCAAACCTAGTGAATGACGAATTGTTAAATAATTTATTTTAA
- the hutH gene encoding histidine ammonia-lyase: MKFKYGIDHLTVDKVIAIANGDLKAEINEIAIKKITECRRKVETMANGDKAVYGINTGFGPLCDVQITPQETSKLQENLLITHAVGVGNPIDKELSKIMMICKVHALCQGFSGVRLELIERILYFIENDLLPVVPEQGSVGASGDLAPLSHLFLPLLGEGEFWMENEIVHAKSILEKHNLKPLVLQAKEGLGLINGTQFILAHAIIGLKKMDYLLDLADVCGAMSIEGYQGSASPFKLELHEIRPFKGNLKVAERMRMLFHNSQNINSHQSCERVQDPYSMRCIPQVHGASRNAYYHLEELAEIEMNSVTDNPIVLSETEAISGGNFHGQPLAMALDYCSIAASELGNISDRRSYLLLEGKFGLPRLLTAAGGLNSGFMIPQYTTAALVTENKSLCFPPSADSIPTSLGQEDHVSMGSISGRQFNQILGNIDKIFAIELMYAAQAMDFRRPNTFSEIIEENFKIIRNKVDKLEDDRILKDDINNLIQFVKNQSFIVK, from the coding sequence ATGAAATTTAAATACGGCATAGATCATTTAACGGTTGATAAAGTAATTGCTATTGCAAATGGTGATTTAAAAGCAGAAATCAACGAAATAGCAATCAAAAAAATCACTGAATGTAGACGAAAAGTTGAAACCATGGCAAATGGCGACAAAGCAGTTTACGGAATCAATACGGGCTTTGGACCTTTATGTGATGTACAAATAACTCCGCAAGAAACTAGCAAGCTTCAAGAAAATTTATTGATTACTCATGCAGTCGGAGTTGGAAACCCAATCGACAAAGAACTTTCAAAAATTATGATGATTTGTAAGGTTCATGCATTGTGTCAAGGTTTTTCTGGTGTTCGTTTAGAATTGATTGAACGAATTCTTTATTTTATTGAAAACGATTTATTACCGGTGGTTCCTGAGCAAGGTTCGGTTGGTGCTTCTGGAGATTTAGCGCCACTTTCACATTTGTTTCTTCCTTTATTAGGTGAAGGAGAATTCTGGATGGAAAATGAAATTGTCCATGCCAAATCAATTTTAGAAAAACACAACTTAAAACCTTTAGTGCTTCAAGCAAAAGAAGGTTTGGGATTGATAAACGGAACGCAATTTATTTTAGCACATGCTATCATCGGATTAAAAAAGATGGATTATTTACTTGATTTAGCGGATGTTTGTGGCGCCATGAGTATTGAAGGATATCAAGGAAGTGCTTCTCCGTTTAAATTAGAATTGCATGAAATTCGCCCTTTTAAAGGAAATCTAAAAGTTGCTGAACGTATGAGAATGTTATTTCACAATTCTCAAAACATCAATTCTCATCAAAGTTGCGAACGTGTTCAAGATCCATATTCGATGCGTTGTATTCCGCAAGTTCACGGAGCGTCAAGAAATGCTTATTATCACTTAGAAGAATTGGCAGAGATTGAAATGAATTCGGTAACTGACAACCCAATTGTATTAAGTGAAACCGAAGCAATTTCTGGAGGGAATTTCCACGGACAACCACTGGCAATGGCATTAGACTATTGTTCGATTGCCGCATCAGAATTAGGAAATATTTCTGACAGACGTTCGTATTTATTACTAGAAGGAAAATTTGGTTTACCGAGATTATTAACTGCTGCCGGCGGATTAAATTCAGGGTTTATGATTCCTCAATACACCACTGCTGCATTGGTAACAGAAAACAAATCCTTGTGCTTCCCTCCTTCTGCGGATAGCATTCCAACTTCTTTAGGACAAGAAGATCATGTTTCTATGGGAAGTATCTCTGGACGACAATTCAATCAAATTTTAGGAAATATTGATAAAATATTTGCCATAGAATTGATGTATGCTGCTCAAGCCATGGATTTTAGAAGACCAAATACATTTTCAGAAATCATTGAAGAGAACTTTAAAATCATCCGAAATAAAGTAGATAAATTAGAAGACGACAGAATTTTAAAAGACGACATCAACAACTTGATTCAGTTCGTTAAAAATCAATCTTTCATCGTAAAATAA
- a CDS encoding LysR family transcriptional regulator: MSYQIEIRHIKYFLAVAEDLHFRKAAERLFISQPGLSKQIKQMENDLGVVLFERHNRKVLLTRAGEYLKKELAINLKNLEHTLNHAKMLNDGKNGDLKFGYVGSAMQEIIPNLLMNFKSDYPNIVFSLKEMDNEKQIEELLSYDLDLGFVRLDRVPRGLISKPVLKESFCLVLPENHLVNADNFKSLTQFKQESFILFDPKYSSSYYEKVMQLFDESGFSPIVSHNTIHAGSIYKLVENNFGISIVPKSLVTQNNQKIKFIELKKTKQKTTLSVVWNIDNRNPILKEIVKLL, translated from the coding sequence ATGAGTTATCAAATAGAAATTAGACACATCAAATATTTTTTAGCAGTTGCAGAAGATTTGCATTTTAGAAAAGCAGCAGAAAGACTGTTTATATCGCAACCAGGTTTGAGTAAACAAATAAAGCAAATGGAAAACGATTTGGGTGTTGTGTTGTTTGAACGACATAACAGAAAAGTCTTATTGACAAGAGCTGGAGAATATTTAAAGAAAGAATTGGCAATTAATTTAAAAAATTTGGAGCATACTTTAAATCACGCAAAAATGTTGAATGACGGCAAAAACGGCGATTTGAAATTTGGATATGTAGGATCTGCAATGCAAGAAATTATTCCGAATTTATTAATGAATTTTAAAAGTGATTATCCGAATATTGTGTTTAGTCTAAAAGAAATGGACAATGAAAAACAAATAGAAGAATTGCTTTCGTATGATTTAGATTTAGGGTTTGTAAGGCTCGATCGAGTACCAAGAGGTTTGATAAGTAAACCTGTTTTAAAAGAATCATTTTGTTTGGTGTTACCAGAAAATCACTTAGTAAATGCTGATAATTTTAAAAGTTTAACGCAATTTAAACAAGAATCATTTATTCTTTTTGATCCCAAATACAGTTCGTCATATTACGAAAAAGTAATGCAGTTGTTTGATGAAAGTGGATTTTCTCCGATCGTTTCGCATAATACAATTCACGCTGGATCCATTTATAAGCTAGTTGAAAATAATTTTGGGATTTCTATCGTCCCTAAATCATTGGTAACTCAAAATAATCAAAAAATTAAATTTATCGAATTAAAAAAAACAAAACAAAAAACCACCCTGTCTGTGGTTTGGAATATTGATAATAGAAACCCGATTTTAAAAGAAATTGTAAAACTGCTTTAA
- a CDS encoding type III pantothenate kinase translates to MNLIIDIGNTRIKAAVFENDILLEVVIFDSDELFEKVDFLTNKYTIDKGIISSVKNISRNVLDQLNKKVSFLVLDSATKVPFKNLYRTPKTLGVDRIALVANAVQKFNKKNVLIIDAGTCITYDFVNEHKEYLGGAISLGIEMRYKALNKYTSKLPLLEKNIPINFIGKTTEENIYSGVNNGVLNEINGVIKQYERENSFLTLVLTGGDTYFLAKQLKSGIFANPNFVLEGLNTILIYNNKEC, encoded by the coding sequence ATGAATTTAATTATTGATATTGGTAATACAAGAATCAAAGCTGCTGTTTTTGAGAATGATATCCTGTTAGAAGTAGTTATTTTTGATTCTGACGAGTTATTTGAAAAAGTGGATTTTTTAACCAATAAATACACTATTGATAAAGGAATTATCTCATCAGTTAAGAATATTTCTAGAAATGTACTTGATCAATTAAATAAAAAGGTTTCTTTTTTGGTGCTTGATTCAGCAACAAAAGTGCCTTTTAAAAATTTATATAGAACTCCAAAAACGTTAGGAGTAGATAGAATTGCTTTGGTTGCAAATGCTGTGCAAAAATTTAATAAAAAGAATGTGTTAATTATTGATGCAGGAACTTGTATTACCTATGACTTTGTAAATGAACATAAAGAATATTTAGGTGGAGCGATTTCATTAGGAATTGAAATGAGGTATAAAGCACTGAATAAGTATACTTCTAAATTACCTCTATTAGAGAAAAATATTCCAATAAATTTTATAGGAAAAACTACAGAAGAGAATATTTATTCAGGAGTTAATAATGGAGTTTTAAATGAAATTAATGGCGTAATTAAGCAATATGAAAGAGAAAATTCATTTTTAACACTAGTTTTAACAGGTGGAGATACATATTTCTTGGCTAAACAATTAAAAAGTGGCATATTTGCCAATCCAAATTTTGTTTTGGAGGGTTTAAACACAATTTTGATATATAACAACAAGGAATGTTAA